A segment of the Cricetulus griseus strain 17A/GY chromosome 6, alternate assembly CriGri-PICRH-1.0, whole genome shotgun sequence genome:
tgtgtgtgtatgttgtacaTGCATCTATCAATGAAGGCAGGTTGTTCAATATAATGTTTATGGataatgctaaaataaaaatgaaaaagagataaTTTTCAGTTGATAATGTCATTTCTTCAGGATATATACCCTGAAGGTGAGAATTTCTCTATCATATGATAGTTCTTCTttactctttccttccttttcttttcccttcctttcgtCCTTACAATCTGTGcacttctctttttgtttggtaTTATTGAGGGTTAAGCTCAGGGTCTTATATATGTCAGCAAATGCAAATTTATTGTACTACAAATCCAGTCTGCCCTTAAAATTTTGACAATGTTACATCATATTCTTATCAACAGTTTATAATGATGccctcttttaaaagatttatctctaaagtatttatatgtatttacatCTAAGTATATGTCATGTATGGACAGGTGCTCATGGAGTCCAGACaagggcattggattctctggacctggaattacaggcagaaGTAGGTAGTTGCTCGATGTGAATGCTGCTAACTAAACTTGGGTTCTATAGAAGACATGGGAACACTGTTAACTGCTGAGGAATCTCTTTAGCCTCTTTAAATCCATCCAACTTTGttatcttttgattttttttttacaaaatattttttcacatgTGTCAAGTCATAGTTCACAATAGTTTCAATGTATAATTTTCTTATGATTGTTCATGTTTAGCACTTATTCATATCTGTTTGACTTTAGGCTAGTTGTACTGCTGATGTAAAATGGGCTTCTATAACTTGGGGATTCTCCTATTCTGTTAATACAATTGTAATTTACAgtttctcccatttcctccttcAGGTAGAATTGCCAACAACAGCCAATGGAAGGAGTGAATCAGTCTGTGGTATCAGAGTTTGTATTTCTGGGACTCACCAACTCTTGGGACAtccaattatttctttttgtgttctcCTCCATCTTTTATGTAGCAAGCATGATGGGAAACTCCCTCATCGTGTTTACTGTGGCATCTGACCCTCACTTACATTCTCCTATGTACTTTCTGTTGGCTAACCTCTCCTTCATTGATTTGGGTATTTCTTCTGTCACTTCCCCCAAGATGATTTGTGACCTATTTAGAAAGCATAAAGTCATCTCTTTTAGAGGCTGTGTCACTCAGATCTTCTTCATCCATGTCATTGGTGGTGTAGAAATGGTTTTACTCATAGCCATGGCCTTTGACAGATATGTGGCCATATGTAAGCCTCTCCATTATCTGACCATTATGAGCCCAAAGATGTGCATCTTGTTTTCGGTAGCTTCCTGGGTTGTTGGCTTTATTCATTCTCTGGTTCAGCTGGCTTTTGTAGTAAACTTACCATTCTGTGGACCAAATGTGTTGGACAGCTTCTACTGTGACTTTCCCCGGTTCATCAAACTTGCTTGCACAGATACATACAGACTGGAATTACTGGTCTCAATCAATAATGGATTCATGTCTGTAGTCTCATTCTTCATACTGATCATTTCCTATATTGTCATCATATTTACTGTTCAAAAACACTCTGCAAGTGGTTCCTCTAAGGCTCTGTCTACACTTTCAGCTCATGTGACTGTGGTGGTCTTATTCTTTGGTCCTATTATGTTTTTCTATACATGGCCTTCTTCCACACACTTGGATAAGTTTCTGGCCATATTTGATGCAATTGTCACCCCTTTTCTGAACCCTGTGATTTATACATTCAGGAACcaagaaatgaaaatggcaatGATGAGAGTATTTAACCAGATAATGGGTTATAGACAAATTATTAAACTTGACCTGTGAACATTAACTGAGCACAGAAGTTCATTGTTAACTAATTACTGAGTACaatatttctttgcttattttgataGTTATTTACATGAtatatgctgttttgttttatacttaGTAATAAGGGACAATAGTCTTggaaacacaaattaaatatatttatatctcaAAATACAATGAAGCTCAATTCCTAAGGAATAATATCTACATGATGTGAACtcttagaaagaagaaa
Coding sequences within it:
- the LOC100757639 gene encoding olfactory receptor 4F15 isoform X2; protein product: MEGVNQSVVSEFVFLGLTNSWDIQLFLFVFSSIFYVASMMGNSLIVFTVASDPHLHSPMYFLLANLSFIDLGISSVTSPKMICDLFRKHKVISFRGCVTQIFFIHVIGGVEMVLLIAMAFDRYVAICKPLHYLTIMSPKMCILFSVASWVVGFIHSLVQLAFVVNLPFCGPNVLDSFYCDFPRFIKLACTDTYRLELLVSINNGFMSVVSFFILIISYIVIIFTVQKHSASGSSKALSTLSAHVTVVVLFFGPIMFFYTWPSSTHLDKFLAIFDAIVTPFLNPVIYTFRNQEMKMAMMRVFNQIMGYRQIIKLDL